One region of Aurantimonas sp. HBX-1 genomic DNA includes:
- a CDS encoding response regulator transcription factor — translation MSQPHILVVDDDPEIGRLLGRYLESQGFRCSIAASRRACEQKIGDSRIDLVVLDVMLPDGSGLDMCRDMKERRPDMAIILLTALKEDVDRIIGLELGADDYLGKPFNPRELAARIRAVLRRGGEAPAERAPALYHFDGFSVDPERRIVRAENGEEIVLTGAEFDMLMIFLDRPGRVLSRDVLMDLLHGRTADPFDRSVDVTMSRLRRKFNDGGVFRLFKTVRNGGYQFAARVDRREESGR, via the coding sequence ATGAGCCAGCCCCACATTCTCGTCGTCGACGACGATCCGGAAATCGGCCGCCTGCTCGGCCGCTATCTCGAGAGCCAGGGCTTTCGCTGCTCGATCGCCGCGTCGCGGCGCGCCTGCGAGCAGAAGATCGGCGATTCCCGCATCGACCTCGTGGTGCTGGACGTGATGCTGCCCGACGGCTCCGGCCTCGACATGTGCCGGGACATGAAGGAGCGCCGGCCGGACATGGCGATCATCCTGCTCACCGCGCTGAAGGAGGACGTCGACCGCATCATCGGCCTCGAGCTCGGCGCAGACGACTATCTCGGCAAGCCGTTCAATCCGCGCGAGCTGGCGGCGCGGATCCGCGCGGTGCTGCGGCGCGGCGGCGAGGCGCCCGCCGAGCGGGCCCCGGCGCTCTATCATTTCGACGGCTTCTCGGTCGATCCGGAACGCCGCATCGTCCGGGCCGAGAACGGCGAGGAGATCGTCCTCACCGGCGCCGAGTTCGACATGCTGATGATCTTTCTCGACCGGCCGGGACGGGTGCTGTCGCGCGACGTGCTGATGGACCTGCTGCACGGCCGGACCGCCGATCCCTTCGACCGCTCGGTCGACGTGACGATGAGCCGGCTGCGCCGCAAGTTCAACGACGGCGGCGTGTTCCGCCTGTTCAAGACGGTGCGCAACGGCGGCTACCAGTTCGCCGCCCGGGTCGACCGGCGCGAGGAGTCCGGGCGATGA